In Miscanthus floridulus cultivar M001 chromosome 5, ASM1932011v1, whole genome shotgun sequence, one genomic interval encodes:
- the LOC136449439 gene encoding uncharacterized protein isoform X2 — MVLRNDRNENMSLEDLDGIFGPQTDRSISESRMSYEDGEMAIVADDDGATTSIANDDRSKIQQYHWQTDVFNNMDIDEDMGKVAFSDVLSCMMR; from the exons ATGGTACTTAGAAATGACAGAAATGAG aatatgagccttgaagatctggatggAATCTTTGGACCACAAACTGACCGGTCAATATCAGAGTCAAGAATGTCATATGAG gatggagaaatggcaatcgtcgctgatgatgatggagcaacGACAAGCATAGCTAATGATGATAGATCTAAAATTCAACAATACCATTGGCAAACTGATGTATTCAATAACATGGATATTGATGAG GACATGGGCAAAGTTGCCTTTTCAGATGTGCTTTCCTGCATGATGAGATAG
- the LOC136449439 gene encoding uncharacterized protein isoform X1 codes for MVLRNDRNENMSLEDLDGIFGPQTDRSISESRMSYEDGEMAIVADDDGATTSIANDDRSKIQQYHWQTDVFNNMDIDEVQHKNQDDQPTMGENDLRIIATEPTSLDITSTITDDNEQVNGSQELMEEEIE; via the exons ATGGTACTTAGAAATGACAGAAATGAG aatatgagccttgaagatctggatggAATCTTTGGACCACAAACTGACCGGTCAATATCAGAGTCAAGAATGTCATATGAG gatggagaaatggcaatcgtcgctgatgatgatggagcaacGACAAGCATAGCTAATGATGATAGATCTAAAATTCAACAATACCATTGGCAAACTGATGTATTCAATAACATGGATATTGATGAG GTGCAGCATAAAAATCAAGATGATCAACCAACAATGGGAGAAAATGACTTAAGGATAATAGCAACAGAACCAACAAGTTTAGATATTACATCAACTATAACAGATGATAATGAGCAAGTAAATGGCAGTCAGGAACTGATGGAGGAAGAAATTGAATAA
- the LOC136449439 gene encoding uncharacterized protein isoform X3 → MMSIPRTCMRVDDYPTSMNLHGIEAMKTVQSALYQVFGGTNCSTDRFYRYKKGGYTELMLKQMMNSQENNQTDRNTEQHEEM, encoded by the exons ATGATGTCAATACCAAGGACATGTATGAG AGTTGATGATTATCCAACATCAATGAACTTACATGGTATAGAAGCAATGAAGACTGTGCAGTCAGCTCTATATCAAGTATTTGGAGGCACAAATTGTTCCACTGACCGTTTCTACAGATACAAAAAG GGAGGCTACACTGAACTTATGCTGAAACAGATGATGAACTCTCAGGAGAATAATCAGACTGATAGGAATACGGAG CAACATGAAGAGATGTAA
- the LOC136449438 gene encoding lachrymatory-factor synthase-like produces MMMAAPEPAAVGGGVAPPVASRVWEWEGKVASAVAEATADEAWALLSDFLAFHRWHPRVAACRLASGTPRAPGCVRYCEGTTTTGAGGGEPADWAHETLLEHDAERRFFRYEMNDNNMGFGLFFATFRVVPAAVGCELRWEFECEPVRGTPRDALVARLQAGLDGMAARVRDHVLAARAGAGAAGSDDAAAPAVVAAGLEAAGELVVVKLDSSIAAV; encoded by the coding sequence ATGATGATGGCGGCACCCGAGCCCGCGGCCGTCGGCGGCGGAGTGGCACCGCCGGTCGCTAGTAGGGTGTGGGAGTGGGAGGGGAAGGTGGCGTCGGCGGTGGCCGAGGCGACGGCGGACGAGGCGTGGGCGCTGCTGTCGGACTTCCTGGCGTTCCACCGGTGGCACCCGCGTGTGGCTGCGTGCCGGCTGGCGTCCGGCACCCCGCGCGCGCCCGGCTGCGTCCGGTACTGCGagggcaccaccaccaccggcgccggcggcggcgaaccGGCGGACTGGGCGCACGAGACGCTGCTGGAGCACGACGCGGAGCGCCGGTTCTTCCGGTACGAGATGAACGACAACAACATGGGCTTCGGCCTCTTCTTCGCCACGTTCCGCGTCGTCCCGGCCGCCGTCGGGTGCGAGCTGCGGTGGGAGTTCGAGTGCGAGCCCGTGCGCGGCACACCCAGGGACGCGCTCGTGGCGCGCCTGCAGGCCGGACTCGATGGCATGGCGGCGCGCGTGCGTGATCACGTCCTGGCCGCGCGCGCCGGTGCCGGCGCCGCTGGCAGCGACGACGCTGCCGCCCCTGCTGTGGTCGCCGCGGGGCTGGAGGCCGCCGGTGAGCTCGTCGTCGTCAAGCTCGACAGCTCCATCGCCGCCGTCTGA